The Sceloporus undulatus isolate JIND9_A2432 ecotype Alabama chromosome 7, SceUnd_v1.1, whole genome shotgun sequence genome segment gcagggagttggactggatggcccttgcactctcttccaactctatgattctatttgggGAGTCatttcctcctgcctcctcccaGTAGACACCTGTTTTTAAGTTATGGGATTTGGGAAGTATATATAGGTTTGAATTTTGTAAAAAGTTAGTTTACAGTTAAAAGGAACTTCATCTGGCACACTGAGTGCTCTTGGGGTAAGGTGGAAGAAGAGAAATAATCTTTCGGTGGAAGGCAAAGTCCTGGTAGTCTTACCTTTGTTGTTTAGGGGAAGGTCAGGAAAGTACAGACCTAAGAaactgatgaaagaaagaaagaaagaaagaaagaaaggctttcTTGACGCTCTCAGAAGTTGTCATTTTAATCTAGCTATTGAAATATTGTCtcagtgagccagtgtggcatgagccttagactacaactctggagatcaaggtttgaatctcctCTTGGCCATGGACATCCATtaggtgcccttgggcaagtcacactctctcagtctcagaggaaggcaaaggcaacccccctccgaacaaatcttgccaagaaaaccctgtgatagatttgcagCAGaatcgccatgagtcagaaatgacttgaagtcacacaacaacaaaatggtattttaaaaacttttccttTACTCCATAAGATACTATATTTAAgtgcattttatttaaattagttCCCATTTATCGAATATGTTAATGGTGAAAAGGCACCGTTAGAATTGATGCAGATTCTAATAACAAGCCTGACacaaacatttttgtttcctcttccttccacaGCGTGCGGCTATGACCCTTACAACCCAGAACTTCCTAAACCTGCGGCCCAGAGTAGCAATGGTCTCTTGGAGGAGATCCCCGAACCAGCGGCTGGCATTCTGGAACTCGAACTGGTCAACAAAGCCATCGAAGCAGCGAAGGATGAATACGAGCGCGACAGGAAGAAGTACCAGGAACTGCTGGAGACGGCAAAAGAGTACAGCTCGTCGGAGACTCCGTTACTCACTTCTGAGACTGATGGGTTAGCCACATCCAACACATTCCCTTCTCTGGAATATACCCCAGGGAACTACGATGCCTGTTGTAGCACTGACTACAACCCTACCCCTCTTACTGGGGCTGCTGTTAGTACATCTAGCAAATACACTTTGGATACTTTCAGTCCTGCCAAGTCTAAAGGCAGCTCTCTGGAATACGTGCCCACCATAGTCTCCCAGCCCAAGAAATATAGCACTTCCTCTGGGAACAGGAAATACGTCATCGACAACTCCAAGCCCTCAACCGATTTGGAGTATGACCCCCTTTCCAATTACTCCGCAAGGCTCTTGAGCAAAGCCAAAGAGCAGAAAGGGACCAAGCGCAAAAGAGGGGCTAACCATGGGGAAGCCTATTCTCCCTCGCTCAAGAAATTCTGCGACTCAGCTAGCACCCCTGAACCGGTAGCCAGGTTCTCAGACTCGGAAGAAGAACGTGAAGCAGCTTGTGTCTCCCCTCCAAAATCGAACTGTGGTGCGGAAAGCAAGCCCCCACAGAGGTTGGGAACCAACAAGAAAGGAACCCAGCAAGCAGGTACCAGTTCACGGGAAATGAAAGAGACAGCTGTGCAGTATGACATGGAGGACATTGAAAACCCTCTGGCAGCCCTTGTTGGAAAGTCCCCAAAAGAGGACCGCCCTAAGCTGTCAAAAGCACCTTCTGGTGAgggtggaaaagaggaagagaagggcaaaggGGTGCCAAAAgacaaactgaagaagaaaacgGCTGAGGGCTataagacagagagaaagaaagaccatGGCAAAGATAGCCACAAGGAGAAGGTGGAAGTGAAGACAAACCACAGAAATGGGGAGAGGATGAAAGAGAAACACAGCAAACGCCAAGTCGATGGGCAGAACAAGGAGCACGGCAAACTGAAATCTCCAGAAGAGATCAGGGGTAAGGAGGAGAGCCTGGTCAAGAACAAAAAAACGAGCAAAAGTTCGGacattgagaaagtggaaggtggtaaaaaagcaagcaagcctaAGTCTGCTGATCCGAAAAGGAAGGCAGAGTCGTCTAAGACAGAACAGAAAGATGGGAAGGGGAAGCGACCTTCTTCTGAGAAGCCCAAAGGGGGGCTGGCAATCTCGGTGGCCAAATGCAAGGGTAAACAGCGGGCTCTGAGCCATGTTGACCTCTTTGGGGATGAGAGCGGGGATGAGGTACAGGATGCTCAGCCCCCTCCTGTTGTGTTTCGCAATGTGAGTTCGGACTCGGACGGGGACGGTGGCTGTTCCCCTTTGCCCCGAGGTAATGGGGTGATGGCCGCCAAGCGTCCCAAGTTGTCCAAGGCACCCccttcatcatcctcctcctcttcttccgaTGATGTTGATTACTCCATCCTTGAGAGGGACCTGGACTTTGAATCTGACCCAATGGAGGAGTGCCTTCGGATTTTTAATGAGTCCACTGACGTCAAAACGGAAGACAAAGGCCGGCTTGGCAAACAGGTGAAGGGTATATGTATGTCTGGTTAAGCCAACATGGCATGGGAATTCCTAGCTCTGCATCCCAGTCCCATGTGTGACAGTTCATTCAAGTGGTAGACAAAGCACTTGGGGCCCTCACCTCCCTAAATTTTTGGGGCCCTCACCTCCCTAAATCATCCTTTTTCTAGCCAAATTTGCTTACCCTGAAagctcaaacacacacagacatgccttttcaaaaccaaaattagattgattagattagattagaattagattctagaacatggccacatagcccgaaaaacccacaaaaaaacctacaaaattagATTTCTGGCAGCTTCATTGCCAGGTTGAGCTAAGCAGCGCTGCACTCACAGCAGATCTTTTACTATCTCTCTGCTTTGTGTTTTGAACTGTAAAGACTTAAAGTCCTTTCTGCGTTTTAAACAGTAACAGTGAAGAAAAGTAAGATTACTTTTGGGCTAGACGTTGGCCACTCTGAAATAATAGATTAGAGATGTGACTGTGTCTATGGCAGAAGGGTGTATGTCTCCTAGACCTTTCAGTGTCAACAGGGTTTCTGACCCTCCTGAAACAGCCTCTTACCCATGGCTCAGATAGGTGCTGGTGGTCTTTGGTTATGCACCCATGTGCACCTTGGTTTTCCCCTGCTGTTTCAGTGGATGTGCCCTTTTGTGGCTTGATCATTATGGAATaggtctctttaaaaaaacacatcttgGGGTTAAAAAAAGCCACATGGCTCTTTCGGCAGATGTgctcttcattctctctctctgttcccaCTTCAGCCATCAAAAGAGGAAGGGGTCGAGGAAAAGACAACCACACTCTTTCCTGGCCAGAGAAAAAGGATCTCTCACGTTGCGAAGCAAGATAGCGTAAGTGGGTTTCAGAGTCCTGCCCAAGAAGATGTATCCTTTGGACTGGGCTTGGGTGCTAAGGTCCAGTCTTCCTCCATTTCTGCTCGTGATGGTCTGGacatatccacagatttcacCCAGGGCATAGAAAGGCTGAGAATGTTGTATGTGAGATAGGCATGGGACAAAAGCTTTAAAACTGAGGGCAGAAAATTATCTTTGATGGCTATTGCTGTAACTGCAAGACAAGCCTAAAGCACCCctgtcacaggcttttcttggcatgatttgttcagaggggggttgtcgtggctttcttttgaggctgagaatgtgtaacttgcccaaggtcacccagtgggtttccatgactgagcagggattcaaagccttatcttcagagttgtagtccaacattcaaaccgttacaccacactgactctcctaTCTTTGACAGAGCCGCCTCAGTTTAGGCATGATGTGGAGAGTAGACATGGAGGAGGTTTTCCCCCTCTCTTGTAATAGTAGAACCCAGTGGGGTCATCCTCTGAGCCAAAATGATAGGGGAGTCAGGAGAGATAAAAAGAAGGACTTCTTCAACACAGGACACAGTTAAAGAGTGGAAGCCACTGCTATAAGGTTTAGGAACATTTGCCAATCTGGGCAACTTttaacttatttatttgtttactcaatttatatcctgtttttctcccagaAATAAAGCAAACTACATCCTAGAGCCTATTtgatacaaatgtttaaaaaccattaaataaacaattttattgaaagcactaaattaaaacagttttaaaacacattgCAATataaggcccgaacagacaggccaaaataaatctgctttgggtcactttggaggtatgctgtttaaattcttTATGCGTCCTAAGAGGACTGGAGCGCCgttttagtgcagcttctggcctcttaagatgtgtgtgtcatttaaacagcatacctccaaagtgacacaaagcagccttattttgctctgtctgttcgggcccatagttaaAAGGGTAAAAGCATAGTTCACCCTGTTAGTAGACCCTTCTGCTATAGTGAGTTAAGAATTGAAGACCTATCTAAACAGAAAGTTCTTTGCCTGCTGGCGAAAAGGCAACTGAGAGAGGGCCAACTGAGTCTCCTGTGGCTGGGAATTTCACAACTTGGGAGCATAGTGAcatggtgtgagtgttggactaagactctgggagaccagggttcacatcccttCTGAGCTACAGaaaccactgtgtgactttgggcaacactctctcagaggaaagcTGCACCGAAACTTCTCTGACCCAATCGTGCCAGAATaatcccatgagaggttcactCCGGgatctctgtaagtcagaaacacttTGAACGTGCAGAACTAAAAGGTTCAGGGAAATGTTTGTCAGAAGTTGTAATGGCTTCATGTTTTCACAAGGTGTCTGTGGATATGTTTGTTTGCCTCATCTGGCCATGCACTCGTTGTTTCAATAAGCAAGGCCAGTGGTCAACACATTGTGCCTTCCACCTGACTGCATGTCTTCCACCTATTGATCCATTAAGACTGCCGTCCACCGCAACCTAGAGAGAGATAAGGGGCACTTGGGTGAAGTGGTTTGGAAAAATCCCATAGCTCAAATATTTGCAGCTTTTTAGCACTAATGCTGAGCTGCTTTGTTGAAAGAGTTTGTGTTTCAGATGGGGATGAGTAGAGATGTCAAAGCcagaaaaagaaacccagaaaaaagaaatgtttgcttTCTGAAACCATTTTCCACTGGAAACAGTGCTGTCGAATCAGTACACCAAACTTTTGACTCTGGCCCCAGCTCTGCTACTTTTGTACTGTTTGATTCCCAACTCCTTCAGCTATGGCAAGGATCTTACCATTAGATATTGCATTTTTTTCAGAATTTCTGCCAAAATTAGGGAAAAAAGCACTGCCCCCACGCTTCAAAATTTCTAGAAATTTTGCATCTCTAAGAAGGGATGTAATGACTTTAGCTTCTGCCTGTCATGCAAGTCAGGATGAGGGTGTAGGGTGCCCCTCCAATATGagtggtgctggagtctcccataAGACAGTTTGGGAATGAACTGGCTGACCTGCACAAGGGGAGAGTTGTGTAGCTTGGGGTGTCTTCAGAGAGCCTTTTGCATTTTATGTTGGAGAGAACCAGGATGGGGTTTGTTGGTTTTATCCTTTTCTTTGTGGCCATCACTTTTGTTGCTGATCTTGGTGCCCAGTTCTAACCTGCCATGCTCCATCACTGCTTTCTCAGCAGCAATCTGCCCACTGCTTTCCCCTACAGACTGAAGCCCCAAGCAAGCCAGTGATCCGCCCATACCGACCCCCAACAGCTCAGGAAGTCTGCTACCAGAGGATCCAACAAGCTCAGAAGCAGGCCATGCAGCTAGCCCAGCAGCAagcccagcagcaacagcagcaacagcagcaagcgCGCATCCGACAGTTGCCTCCGACTCTCCAGAGACGCCCTTCCCTTGGGATGCACAAAGGGGAGAAGAAACGGATTGCCCACGTGTCTAATGCAGTTTCTCCTGTGGCGGTGAAGTCTGGTAGGTCAGCAATTCTgcgtctgttttttttttttttccctgttgggGAAACTGCCTAAGTCTGTTAGATTTGGAAGTATTTTTCATTATGGCCCATTAATTGGCGTTCACAGATTTGCCCATCTCGTAATGATCAGCTGTATTTATTATGAGCTGGTCATTGATTCTCCCCATGGAACTTTTTCACTGTTCTGAAAGCTTAGAGCAAGCTCTTGGAGATAGGCTCCattctcagttttgttttttgttccgcTCTGCCTCTCTGTTACTTCAGCCCAGGGAAGTCTCAAGAAAACTCTTCCGCCTGGGATCACTGTACCTTCCAACAGTGCCGACCCTGTGTCCTTGAAAGCTCGTACACTCACTGGCATGGCATCCAAAACAACATCCACAAACACCCCGAAAAGGATTGCTCATGCTCCCACGCTGCAGGTATATTTTTTATTCGAAGTATTCAAAAGCATTATTGCTTTTATTCTTAGCAGGGTCTAAAAGCAGTGCATAGCAAGTAgattctttaaaaacatgtttaaaacaatCTGGGGCAAGAAACAggtttgaaatcagtttgcaacgtggttttttttttttggggggggggagataatcaGGCCCATTCCCATTTCTGATCAATAATTTGGGGAGTCCCTGCAGTGACACAGTTTCTCAAGCATCCCATTTTGCTCTCTCTTCTGTCTCCAG includes the following:
- the REXO1 gene encoding RNA exonuclease 1 homolog — protein: MLRSSGFFRGVECPFGQGCGRPYCHFRHPPGALHDAQVPAPAPAPLPRRGRAAACGYDPYNPELPKPAAQSSNGLLEEIPEPAAGILELELVNKAIEAAKDEYERDRKKYQELLETAKEYSSSETPLLTSETDGLATSNTFPSLEYTPGNYDACCSTDYNPTPLTGAAVSTSSKYTLDTFSPAKSKGSSLEYVPTIVSQPKKYSTSSGNRKYVIDNSKPSTDLEYDPLSNYSARLLSKAKEQKGTKRKRGANHGEAYSPSLKKFCDSASTPEPVARFSDSEEEREAACVSPPKSNCGAESKPPQRLGTNKKGTQQAGTSSREMKETAVQYDMEDIENPLAALVGKSPKEDRPKLSKAPSGEGGKEEEKGKGVPKDKLKKKTAEGYKTERKKDHGKDSHKEKVEVKTNHRNGERMKEKHSKRQVDGQNKEHGKLKSPEEIRGKEESLVKNKKTSKSSDIEKVEGGKKASKPKSADPKRKAESSKTEQKDGKGKRPSSEKPKGGLAISVAKCKGKQRALSHVDLFGDESGDEVQDAQPPPVVFRNVSSDSDGDGGCSPLPRGNGVMAAKRPKLSKAPPSSSSSSSSDDVDYSILERDLDFESDPMEECLRIFNESTDVKTEDKGRLGKQPSKEEGVEEKTTTLFPGQRKRISHVAKQDSTEAPSKPVIRPYRPPTAQEVCYQRIQQAQKQAMQLAQQQAQQQQQQQQQARIRQLPPTLQRRPSLGMHKGEKKRIAHVSNAVSPVAVKSAQGSLKKTLPPGITVPSNSADPVSLKARTLTGMASKTTSTNTPKRIAHAPTLQSATLKRPVIPTEFGAKVPTNIRQRYLNLFIDECLKSCSSQQEAFDKALSEEKVAYERSTSRNIYLNVAVNTLKKLRSLLPSPSQDAHKASNRKVVSHEAMLGGKLAAKTSFSFNRSTSLRVEDLTGPTLYRRLKEYLMTEDDLKLHGYPLPCSEKPGRAVVFTVEEKKTPESSCRICCRCGTEYMVTPSGNCVRKEECVHHWGKLRKQRVPGGWETHYNCCSGAVGSPGCQVAKQHVHDGRKENLEGFVKTFEKLPSRDSYPGIYALDCEMCYTKQGLELTRVTVIDADLKVVYDTFVKPDHKVVDYNTRFSGVTEADLENTSISIRDVQAVLLSMFSTDTILIGHSLESDLFALKLIHCTVVDTAIVFPHRLGLPYKRALRTLMADYLKRIIQDSVEGHDSSEDARACMELMIWKIKEDAKVKR